A section of the Scomber scombrus chromosome 24, fScoSco1.1, whole genome shotgun sequence genome encodes:
- the LOC133976455 gene encoding uncharacterized protein LOC133976455: MFTAVMEEKRTVVVSGVPDVLPVSRIIDKLTIHFQSRRRSHGGDVEVVKYPTNMDGVAFVTFDRAKDAERVVLKEQQIMADDKFPEEYLLTVFPFTPDVYLYVLGTTVDLSIFGSKQAPLIQSLRTAHRSVRFQPLHQQRKVTVEGPFAAIQALREDLIRRSSQLKSTVSSQTAAVKLTETPLNPRGTSHHKSVSSVSCTASKANREPVHSNSLSTLLQTTGEATELQSLPSYAKYQMSATRPKVSYESMVAGRLCDTDGNEGEKLGAQSSLKMPKPSHVITLDETGSSQSATEYRTKQATKANPRQVFREPEINAEIRSSLSGLVRLPAEEISANQPGVDGISQKHTRPDGISATKTRGENHLASRYSSTAYLTESDQSSSAGTAKLLQTKLKDVSMSSETYTEDTGELSAVRPDDLKDKCIWVDSDTFRYIRKLQRKELDRCLRGLDVSVECVEGTDLTQILLTGKQTSKMAFRVQYGLEDLKTLVDFWQSDLRVHWIHFNEEEQPEQKKLIEICNDVNFIYDDVLYMIEDCSIKMIGPSLSSFLFHSRVKDRITKLTDKLL; this comes from the exons ATGTTCACGGCTGTAATGGAGGAGAAGAGGACGGTGGTGGTGTCCGGTGTGCCCGACGTGCTGCCCGTCAGCAGGATCATCGACAAGCTCACCATTCATTTCCAAAGCCGCAGGAGGAGTCACGGAGGAGACGTCGAAGTCGTCAAATATCCCACAAACATGGACGGGGTCGCGTTTGTAACATTTGACCGAGCTAAAG ATGCAGAAAGGGTGGTGCTGAAGGAGCAGCAGATCATGGCGGACGACAAGTTTCCTGAAGAGTATCTTCTCACTGTGTTCCCCTTCACTCCAGAC GTGTATCTCTATGTCCTTGGTACAACTGTCGATCTTTCCATATTTGGAAGCAAACAAGCACCACTGATCCAGAGTCTGCGGACAGCTCACAGGTCAGTACGTTTCCAGCCTTTGCATCAGCAGAGGAAAGTCACTGTTGAGGGGCCTTTTGCTGCCATCCAGGCCCTGAGAGAGGACCTCATCCGCAGGTCCAGCCAACTTAAATCCACAGTCTCATCCcaaactgctgctgttaaactAACAGAAACTCCTCTTAATCCGAGGGGAACATCACATCACAAGTCTGTCAGCTCTGTAAGCTGCACTGCCTCTAAAGCTAATCGGGAACCAGTACACTCAAACAGCTTATCAACACTACTGCAGACCACAGGTGAGGCAACTGAACTCCAAAGCCTTCCCTCATATGCTAAATACCAAATGTCTGCCACCAGGCCAAAAGTTTCCTATGAGAGTATGGTTGCAGGGAGGCTTTGTGACACAGACGGTAATGAAGGGGAGAAGCTAGGAGCTCAGTCTAGCTTGAAAATGCCCAAACCCTCACATGTAATCACCCTGGATGAAACAGGATCTTCACAAAGTGCCACAGAATACAGAACCAAGCAAGCTACTAAAGCCAACCCCAGACAAGTGTTCAGGGAGCCCGAGATCAATGCAGAGATTAGATCTTCCTTATCAGGCCTGGTGCGGCTCCCTGCAGAGGAAATATCAGCAAATCAGCCCGGAGTAGATGGtatttcacaaaaacacaccagaCCAGATGGGATTTCAGCAACCAAGACCAGGGGAGAGAATCATTTGGCGTCTCGTTACAGCAGCACTGCCTATCTGACGGAATCAGATCAGAGTAGCTCAGCAGGCACCGCTAAGCTTCTTCAGACCAAACTTAAAGATGTCTCGATGTCCTCTGAGACATATACTGAGGATACTGGAGAGCTGTCTGCAGTCCGTCCAGATGATCTGAAAGATAAATGCATCTGGGTCGACTCAGACACATTCAGATACATTAGAAAATTACAAAGGAAGGAGTTGGACAGGTGCTTGAGAGGTCTCGATGTGTCCGTTGAGTGTGTCGAAGGCACAGACCTCACTCAAATATTGTTGACTGGGAAGCAAACCTCCAAGATGGCCTTCAGGGTCCAGTACGGTTTGGAAGACCTCAAGACTTTGGTGGATTTTTGGCAGTCGGACTTAAGAGTTCACTGGATCCACTTTAACGAGGAGGAGCAGCCTGAGCAGAAGAAACTGATTGAGATCTGCAATGATGTGAATTTCATTTATGATGATGTTCTTTACATGATCGAGGATTGCTCCATAAAAATGATCGGCCCTTCACTGTCTAGTTTCCTGTTCCATAGCAGAGTGAAAGATAGAATTACTAAACTGACAGACAAATTATTGTAA